One segment of Triticum aestivum cultivar Chinese Spring chromosome 2A, IWGSC CS RefSeq v2.1, whole genome shotgun sequence DNA contains the following:
- the LOC123186522 gene encoding cysteine protease 1, translated as MAGRGAAVAVVALVVFLVFFAASSSAAAAHVDDAAEHGARGLTRRTEADVRAMFDAWLARHGRSYNALAEYVRRFRAFRDNLDFVDAHNARAAQRGGFRLGMNRFADLTNAEFRAAYLGAGAAGRARNAVGDRYRYHAEDVLPQSVDWREKGAVAPVKNQGRCGSCWAFSTVAAVEGVNKIVTGDLVKLSEQELVDCSRNGQNSGCNGGIMDDAFDFIVRNGGIDTAEDYPYTAKEGKCDLAMKARKVVSIDGFEDVPADDEASLMKAVAHQPVSVAIEAGGREFQLYESGVFTGRCGTELDHAVLAVGYGTEADGGKGFWLVRNSWGPGWGEGGYIRMERNVTASSGKCGIAMFASYPVKNGPNPKPAPPAPEEKCDRYSSCPAGSTCCCTYGVRSVCLAWGCCPAEGATCCRDGATCCPSEYPVCNAGSRTCAKSKGSPYTVDALPRTPAKRRRTAVSDLVDSIFSI; from the coding sequence atggcaggTCGCGGTGCGGCCGTGGCCGTGGTGGCCTTGGTGGTGTTCCTCGTCTTCTTCGCCGCCTCCTCGTCTGCAGCCGCCGCGCACGTCGACGACGCCGCGGAGCATGGTGCGCGCGGTCTGACGCGCCGCACGGAGGCTGATGTGCGGGCGATGTTCGACGCGTGGCTGGCGCGGCACGGCCGCTCCTACAACGCGCTCGCCGAGTACGTCCGCCGGTTCCGCGCGTTCCGGGACAACCTCGACTTCGTCGACGCGCACAACGCTCGCGCCGCGCAGCGCGGCGGGTTCCGCCTCGGGATGAACCGCTTCGCCGACCTCACCAACGCCGAGTTCCGCGCCGCCTACCTcggcgccggcgccgctggcagGGCTCGCAACGCCGTCGGCGATCGCTACAGGTACCATGCCGAGGACGTGCTGCCGCAGTCCGTGGACTGGAGGGAGAAGGGCGCGGTCGCGCCCGTCAAGAACCAGGGCCGGTGCGGGAGCTGCTGGGCGTTCTCCACGGTCGCCGCCGTGGAAGGCGTCAACAAGATCGTCACCGGGGACCTCGTGAAGCTGTCGGAGCAGGAGCTCGTGGACTGCTCACGCAACGGGCAGAACAGCGGGTGCAACGGCGGCATCATGGACGACGCCTTCGACTTCATCGTCCGGAACGGCGGCATCGACACCGCGGAGGACTACCCCTACACCGCCAAGGAGGGCAAGTGCGACCTCGCTATGAAGGCCCGCAAGGTCGTCTCCATCGACGGCTTCGAGGACGTGCCCGCAGACGACGAGGCGTCGCTGATGAAGGCCGTGGCGCACCAGCCGGTGAGCGTCGCCATCGAGGCCGGCGGGCGCGAGTTCCAGCTCTACGAGTCCGGGGTCTTCACGGGCCGGTGCGGCACGGAGCTAGACCACGCCGTTCTGGCCGTGGGCTACGGCACGGAGGCGGACGGCGGCAAGGGCTTCTGGCTCGTGCGCAACTCGTGGGGTCCGGGCTGGGGCGAGGGCGGCTACATCCGGATGGAGCGCAACGTAACGGCAAGCTCCGGCAAGTGCGGcatcgccatgttcgcgtcctacCCTGTCAAGAACGGGCCCAACCCGAAGCCGGCACCACCGGCGCCGGAGGAGAAGTGCGACCGCTACAGCTCGTGCCCGGCGGGAAGCACGTGCTGCTGCACGTACGGCGTGAGGAGCGTGTGCCTTGCGTGGGGATGCTGCCCGGCCGAGGGCGCCACCTGTTGCAGGGACGGGGCGACCTGCTGCCCGTCGGAGTACCCCGTCTGCAACGCTGGGAGCCGCACCTGCGCCAAGAGCAAGGGAAGTCCGTACACCGTGGATGCGCTGCCCCGGACTCCAGCAAAGCGACGGAGGACGGCGGTCTCAGATCTTGTTGATTCGATCTTTTCGATCTAG